A single genomic interval of Seriola aureovittata isolate HTS-2021-v1 ecotype China chromosome 10, ASM2101889v1, whole genome shotgun sequence harbors:
- the LOC130176767 gene encoding NACHT, LRR and PYD domains-containing protein 1b allele 2-like has protein sequence MSEDDTKLMKPLSSFTPELQPESAKVSYRFRFPGPGGFQCTTTGLVFVLTQEADLHYRTVQWDDSLLQSAGKIPAGPLFKLQCPEDAVCQLHLPHCETKDAKDHLCVVHISDDGMSIIKPLEVTDTHVIIKVPHLSAFGVVRSLEVLWKFLETPDPVNGHVFLYLRPTNPHTQMQYINVHLVSSNVPLEEVTARQSGHVNIPAPSKCKFIEDRNYSVQCLPTAHKIQPKKSEFDLDFGPNYHPTFEIRLSASTQQATIMVQDENNTEVWKQDVDLTGLGPARIPGF, from the exons CCCCTATCAAGCTTCACACCTGAGCTGCAACCTGAATCTGCAAAAGTCTCATACAG GTTCAGGTTTCCTGGACCAGGTGGGTTCCAGTGTACTACAACTGGACTGGTGTTTGTTCTGACTCAGGAGGCCGACCTGCACTACAGGACTGTCCAATGGGATGACAGTCTCCTCCAATCAGCTGGCAAGATTCCTGCAGGGCCACTGTTCAAACTCCAGTGTCCTGAGGATGCTGTCTGTCAGCTCCACCTACCACACTGTGAAACAAAGGATG CTAAAGACCATCTGTGTGTCGTCCACATCAGTGACGATGGAATGAGTATCATCAAGCCGCTGGAGGTCACAGACACTCATGTGATTATCAAAGtccctcatctctctgcctTCGGTGTAGTCCGGTCTTTGGAAGTTCTGTGGAAATTTTTGGAGACTCCGGATCCAGTTAATGGCCATGTTTTTCTGTACCTGCGACcaacaaacccacacacacagatgcaataCATCAATGTGCATCTCGTGTCAAGCAACGTCCCTCTGGAAGAG GTGACCGCAAGACAGTCAGGTCATGTGAACATTCCGGCACCTTCCAAATGCAAATTCATTGAAGATCGAAATTACAGTGTTCAGTGTCTGCCGACGGCCCATAAAATACAGCCAAAG AAGTCAGAGTTTGACCTGGATTTTGGACCAAATTACCACCCAACGTTTGAGATCCGCCTGTCTGCAAGCACACAGCAAGCGACTATAATGGTCCAAGATGAAAACAATACAGAAGTCTGGAAGCAAGATGTTGACCTAACTG